Proteins encoded together in one Phyllobacterium zundukense window:
- the paaZ gene encoding phenylacetic acid degradation bifunctional protein PaaZ → MNVMANRPRRLESYVGGLWVAGAKEGVPLLDASTGAPVAFIDSTGLDFKAALAFGREKGGPALRRMSFHERAAMLKALGQALMERKEEFYALSTATGATRADSWVDIEGGIGTLLSYASKGRRELPNTRVLLDGDVELLSKDGTFSAQHILSPLQGVAVHINAFNFPCWGMLEKLAPTLIAGVPAIVKPASQTAYLTELMVRRIIETGILPEGALQLVCGSVGDLLDHVEGQDAVTFTGSAATGQRLKTHKAIVGNSVRFTMEADSLNAAVLGLDAAPGTDEFDLFVREVAREMTVKAGQKCTAIRRVIAPRAYGEALIQSLSDRLGKTAIGNPADEAVRMGPLASLDQREEVRARIRDLATDAEIVAGDPDNPSVLSGDAVAGAFLNPVLLYCDKPGSARAVHDVEAFGPVSTVMPYDTAEEAVDLARRGKGSLVASVFTNDPAFAEEVVLGLAPFHGRVMIGNRISAKSSTGHGSPLPGLVHGGPGRAGGGEELGGIRGVKHYMQRTAVQGTPTMLSAVTGRWIPGAEVRSGGEHPFRKSLAELKIGDQLVTATRMVTLDDIEHFAQFTGDTFYAHMDEEAAKVNPFFDGRVAHGYLIVSFAAGLFVDPAPGPVLANYGVDNLRFLTPVNPGDTLQVQLTCKEINPRANAEHGEVRWDCKVTNQTGAAVAQYDVLTMVAKTRG, encoded by the coding sequence GCCTCGACTTCAAGGCGGCGCTTGCCTTTGGGCGCGAGAAGGGCGGTCCGGCATTACGGCGGATGTCCTTCCATGAGCGCGCCGCTATGCTGAAGGCGCTCGGCCAAGCCCTGATGGAGCGCAAGGAAGAGTTTTATGCACTCTCCACCGCGACCGGCGCCACCCGCGCCGACAGCTGGGTCGATATCGAGGGCGGCATCGGCACGCTGCTTTCCTACGCGTCCAAGGGGCGGCGCGAACTACCGAACACCCGCGTGCTGCTGGATGGCGATGTCGAGTTGCTTTCCAAGGATGGCACGTTTTCCGCGCAGCACATCCTGAGCCCGTTGCAGGGTGTCGCCGTCCACATCAACGCTTTCAACTTCCCGTGCTGGGGCATGCTGGAAAAACTGGCGCCAACGCTCATCGCCGGGGTTCCTGCCATCGTCAAGCCGGCCAGCCAGACCGCCTATCTCACCGAACTCATGGTCCGCCGTATCATCGAGACCGGCATCCTGCCGGAAGGGGCGCTCCAGCTCGTCTGCGGTTCGGTAGGCGACCTCCTCGATCACGTTGAAGGCCAGGATGCCGTGACCTTCACCGGTTCGGCGGCGACCGGCCAGCGGCTCAAGACGCACAAGGCGATCGTCGGCAATTCGGTGCGCTTCACCATGGAGGCCGATAGCCTCAACGCCGCCGTGCTCGGCCTCGATGCCGCGCCCGGCACCGACGAATTCGATCTCTTCGTCAGGGAAGTCGCCCGCGAAATGACGGTCAAGGCCGGCCAGAAGTGCACGGCGATCCGCCGTGTCATCGCGCCGCGCGCTTATGGCGAGGCCCTCATCCAGAGCCTCAGCGATCGCCTCGGCAAGACGGCCATCGGCAACCCTGCCGACGAAGCCGTCCGCATGGGGCCGCTCGCCAGCCTCGACCAGCGGGAGGAAGTGCGCGCTCGCATCCGCGATCTAGCTACCGATGCCGAGATCGTCGCGGGCGATCCGGACAATCCGAGCGTGCTGTCTGGCGATGCGGTCGCCGGCGCCTTCCTCAATCCGGTGCTGCTCTATTGTGATAAGCCGGGCTCGGCACGCGCGGTGCACGATGTCGAGGCCTTCGGCCCGGTCAGCACCGTCATGCCCTATGACACGGCGGAAGAAGCGGTAGACCTTGCCCGGCGCGGCAAGGGCAGCCTCGTCGCCTCCGTCTTCACCAACGATCCGGCCTTTGCCGAAGAGGTCGTGCTCGGGCTCGCACCCTTCCACGGCCGCGTGATGATCGGTAACCGCATCAGCGCGAAAAGCTCCACCGGTCACGGCTCGCCGCTACCGGGCCTCGTCCACGGCGGCCCCGGCCGCGCGGGCGGCGGCGAGGAACTGGGCGGCATTCGCGGCGTGAAGCATTACATGCAGCGCACCGCCGTGCAGGGCACGCCGACGATGCTTTCGGCCGTCACCGGGCGTTGGATCCCCGGTGCCGAAGTGCGTTCGGGCGGCGAACATCCGTTCCGCAAGTCGTTGGCCGAACTGAAGATCGGCGACCAGCTTGTTACGGCGACACGTATGGTGACGCTCGACGATATCGAGCACTTCGCCCAGTTCACCGGCGACACCTTCTACGCCCATATGGACGAGGAAGCGGCCAAGGTGAATCCGTTCTTCGACGGGCGCGTGGCGCATGGCTATCTCATCGTCTCCTTTGCCGCCGGCCTGTTCGTCGATCCGGCACCCGGGCCGGTTCTCGCCAATTATGGCGTCGACAATCTGCGCTTCCTGACGCCGGTCAATCCGGGTGATACGTTGCAGGTGCAACTCACCTGCAAGGAGATCAACCCGCGCGCCAATGCCGAGCACGGCGAGGTGCGCTGGGACTGCAAGGTAACCAACCAGACCGGGGCCGCGGTCGCGCAGTACGACGTTCTGACGATGGTGGCCAAAACGCGAGGGTGA
- a CDS encoding acyl-CoA thioesterase, with product MTPIEQDPRRLEMTVLMTSDMANFSGKVHGGALLNLLDRVAFSCASRYSQQYAVTLSVDQVMFKEPIHVGELVTFRASINHTGGTSEAEDIRSGHRRHTNSCYFTMVAVDDAGRPVCVPKLRTTDFFDIRRYKAAELRRTLRREFAERLESVAETGRDVDRSGED from the coding sequence ATGACCCCGATTGAGCAGGACCCGCGCCGCCTGGAAATGACCGTTCTGATGACGTCCGACATGGCGAATTTTTCCGGCAAGGTCCACGGCGGGGCGCTGCTCAACCTGCTTGATCGCGTGGCCTTCTCCTGTGCCTCGCGCTACTCGCAGCAATATGCGGTCACGCTCTCGGTCGACCAGGTGATGTTCAAGGAGCCGATCCATGTCGGCGAGCTCGTCACCTTCCGCGCCTCGATCAACCATACGGGAGGCACTTCCGAGGCGGAAGACATCCGCTCTGGCCACCGCCGGCACACCAATTCCTGCTACTTCACCATGGTCGCCGTCGACGATGCCGGCCGGCCGGTGTGCGTGCCGAAACTGCGAACGACAGACTTTTTCGACATCCGTCGCTATAAGGCGGCCGAACTTCGCCGCACGTTGAGGCGCGAATTTGCGGAACGGCTGGAGTCGGTTGCAGAGACGGGCCGCGACGTAGACAGATCCGGAGAAGACTAG